The following proteins are encoded in a genomic region of Neovison vison isolate M4711 chromosome 12, ASM_NN_V1, whole genome shotgun sequence:
- the CLEC1B gene encoding C-type lectin domain family 1 member B: MLDEDGYITLNIKNRKPPLTSVDPASSPLWRVTALILLVLCMGLVVGLVALGMMSVRELNHQQVENKNVSGTLHQVAKKFCQYLIKQLEQKNSVSHKCSPCDRNWRYYGDSCYGFFRHNLTWEESKQFCINMNATLLKIASQNVLEYMKSRTGLIRWVGLSRKSSNEVWMWEDGSVPSKNVFELSGNERENMNCAYFHDGKIYPTFCKNKHYLMCERNASMVNVDTLL; the protein is encoded by the exons ATGCTGGACGAAGATGGATACATcaccttaaatattaaaaatcgaAAGCCACCTCTCACCTCAG TTGACCCTGCTTCCTCACCTCTGTGGCGTGTGACGGCTTTGATTCTGCTGGTCTTGTGCATGGGGTTAGTTGTTgggctggtggctctggggatgaTGT CTGTCAGAGAGCTAAACCACCAACAAGTGGAGAATAAAAATGTCTCAGGAACTCTGCACCAAGTAGCAAAGAAGTTCTgtcaatatttaataaaacagTTGGAACAAAAGAACAGTGTCA GCCATAAATGCAGCCCATGTGACAGAAACTGGAGATATTATGGAGATAGCTGCTATGGATTCTTCAGGCACAACTTGACATGGGAAGAGAGTAAGCAGTTCTGTATTAACATGAATGCTACTTTGCTGAAGATTGCCAGTCAGAACGTTCTG GAGTACATGAAGTCCAGGACTGGATTAATTCGTTGGGTTGGATTGTCCCGCAAGAGCTCTAATGAGGTCTGGATGTGGGAAGATGGCTCTGTGCCCTCCAAAAATGT GTTTGAGCTTtctggaaatgaaagagaaaatatgaattgTGCTTATTTTCATGATGGGAAAATTTACCCTACCTTCTGTAAGAACAAGCATTATCTGATGTGTGAGAGGAACGCAAGCATGGTGAATGTGGACACATTACTCTAA